A single genomic interval of candidate division KSB1 bacterium harbors:
- a CDS encoding TfoX/Sxy family protein codes for MPKSNEFVDYLLERLEPFGQVTARAMFGGYGIYHNQLMFGLVADDMLYLKVDNINRKEFEERKLQPFVYVKQGKAMKMSYYQVPEEALDNSDETCRWAELAYSAALRGQSKTKKKK; via the coding sequence ATGCCAAAATCAAATGAATTTGTTGACTATTTACTGGAACGGCTGGAACCGTTCGGACAAGTAACAGCAAGAGCGATGTTTGGCGGGTATGGAATTTACCATAACCAGCTGATGTTTGGCCTGGTTGCAGATGATATGTTGTATCTCAAAGTTGATAACATAAATCGCAAAGAATTTGAAGAAAGGAAATTGCAGCCATTTGTATATGTCAAACAAGGTAAGGCGATGAAAATGTCATATTACCAGGTTCCGGAAGAAGCGCTGGACAATTCTGATGAAACGTGTCGATGGGCTGAATTGGCATATTCTGCAGCTCTTCGCGGTCAAAGTAAAACTAAGAAAAAGAAATAG